Proteins found in one Caviibacter abscessus genomic segment:
- the atpF gene encoding F0F1 ATP synthase subunit B, producing the protein MEQNNLISVDLSMLIQMINFLVMVFVFWRLFSKKIGKVIEERKKIALKELEKIEEEREKLEEQRIASEKLRKESKRRANDIIIKAERQADERKEQIIANANLAREKSLIKAEADIAKMKEKASAQLQKEIGVMAVELAEKILKENVDKDIQIQKKSVDTFINEIGE; encoded by the coding sequence ATGGAACAAAATAACTTAATTTCTGTTGATCTTTCAATGCTTATTCAAATGATTAATTTTTTAGTTATGGTTTTTGTTTTTTGGAGATTATTTAGTAAAAAAATAGGAAAAGTAATAGAAGAAAGAAAAAAAATAGCTTTAAAAGAACTTGAAAAAATTGAAGAAGAAAGAGAAAAATTAGAAGAGCAAAGAATAGCTTCTGAAAAATTAAGAAAAGAATCAAAAAGAAGAGCAAATGATATAATAATAAAGGCTGAAAGACAAGCTGATGAAAGAAAAGAACAAATTATAGCAAATGCAAATCTTGCACGTGAAAAATCTTTAATAAAAGCTGAAGCAGATATTGCTAAAATGAAAGAAAAAGCATCTGCACAACTTCAAAAAGAAATAGGAGTTATGGCAGTGGAACTTGCCGAAAAAATATTAAAAGAAAATGTTGATAAAGATATCCAAATTCAAAAAAAGAGTGTTGATACATTCATAAATGAAATAGGAGAATAG
- the atpH gene encoding ATP synthase F1 subunit delta: MEDKKVSRVYAQAIYNMAKDNDSIFSVLEMLDVLLKHINEDSDFKDFLSYPIIDCEDKKKLINAIYEDIKDISIDILDYLIDKNRLIDIKGIKEQYLDIYYENHNKLIVTAIFAKPISTEQEQRLIEKLEKLKKKKILLHIKIDESIIAGGIIKIGDEVIDGSFKSQIKIFKNMF, encoded by the coding sequence ATGGAAGATAAAAAAGTCTCAAGAGTCTATGCACAAGCAATTTATAACATGGCTAAAGATAACGATAGTATTTTTTCTGTACTTGAAATGCTTGATGTTCTTTTGAAACATATCAATGAAGATAGTGATTTTAAGGATTTTTTATCTTATCCTATTATAGATTGTGAAGATAAGAAAAAGCTAATAAATGCTATTTATGAAGATATAAAAGATATTTCAATTGATATTTTAGATTATTTAATTGATAAAAACAGACTTATTGATATTAAAGGTATAAAAGAGCAATATCTTGATATATATTATGAAAATCATAATAAATTAATTGTTACAGCTATTTTTGCAAAACCTATATCAACAGAACAAGAGCAAAGATTAATAGAAAAATTAGAAAAATTGAAAAAGAAAAAGATTTTACTTCATATTAAAATTGATGAAAGCATAATTGCTGGAGGAATAATAAAAATAGGTGATGAAGTAATAGATGGATCATTTAAATCACAAATAAAAATATTTAAAAATATGTTTTAA
- the atpA gene encoding F0F1 ATP synthase subunit alpha encodes MSIRPEEVSNIIRSEIENYKKNLNVINVGTIIEIADGIARIYGLKDAMTGELLEFSNGATGMVLNLEEDNVGAVILGSAIGIKEGDIVKGTGKITSVPVGEELLGRVVDALGNPIDGKGSINAVKYMDVERTASGIIDRAPVKDPLQTGIKSIDGMIPVGRGQRELIIGDRQTGKTAIAIDAIINQKDTDVYCIYVAIGQKRSTVANIAKKLADAGVLEKTIIVAATASESAPIQYLAPYSGVTMGEYFMDNGKHVLIVYDDLSKHAVAYREMSLLLKRPPGREAYPGDVFYLHSRLLERAAKLSDELGGGSITALPIIETQAGDISAYIPTNVISITDGQIFLETDLFNSGFRPAINPGLSVSRVGGSAQIKAMKQVAASIKLELAQYNELLAFAQFGSDLDKETRNQINKGERIMEILKQAQYSPYKVEEQVLIFFTATHGYLNDIDLDDIKSFEKEILEFARNTSDILQQIAQKKEIDSELEEEIEEFIKQFKKDFVH; translated from the coding sequence TTGAGTATTAGACCGGAAGAAGTAAGTAATATAATACGTAGTGAAATAGAAAATTACAAGAAAAATTTAAATGTTATTAATGTAGGAACTATTATAGAAATCGCTGATGGAATAGCGAGAATATATGGATTAAAAGATGCAATGACAGGAGAACTTCTTGAATTTTCTAATGGAGCAACTGGGATGGTATTAAATTTAGAAGAAGACAACGTAGGTGCTGTTATTTTAGGTAGTGCTATAGGTATAAAAGAGGGAGATATTGTTAAAGGCACAGGTAAAATAACAAGTGTTCCGGTTGGAGAAGAGCTTCTTGGACGTGTTGTTGATGCATTAGGAAATCCTATAGACGGTAAAGGTTCAATTAATGCAGTAAAATACATGGATGTTGAAAGAACTGCATCAGGAATTATAGATAGAGCACCAGTTAAAGACCCCTTACAAACAGGGATTAAATCAATAGATGGAATGATACCTGTAGGTAGAGGACAAAGAGAATTGATAATAGGAGATAGACAAACAGGAAAAACGGCGATAGCGATAGATGCAATAATAAATCAAAAAGATACAGATGTATATTGTATTTATGTTGCAATAGGACAAAAAAGATCTACAGTTGCAAATATAGCTAAAAAACTTGCAGATGCAGGAGTTTTGGAAAAAACAATAATTGTTGCTGCCACAGCTTCAGAATCAGCACCTATACAATATTTAGCTCCATATTCAGGTGTAACTATGGGTGAATATTTTATGGATAATGGGAAACACGTTTTAATTGTATATGATGATTTATCAAAACATGCGGTAGCTTATAGAGAAATGTCGTTATTATTAAAAAGACCGCCTGGAAGAGAAGCATATCCTGGAGATGTTTTCTATTTACATTCAAGATTGCTTGAAAGAGCTGCAAAATTAAGCGATGAATTAGGTGGAGGAAGTATAACTGCTTTACCTATAATAGAAACTCAGGCAGGAGATATATCAGCATATATACCTACAAACGTTATATCTATAACAGATGGGCAAATTTTCCTTGAAACTGATTTATTTAATTCAGGATTTAGACCGGCTATAAATCCGGGACTTTCTGTATCAAGAGTTGGGGGATCTGCTCAAATTAAAGCTATGAAACAAGTTGCTGCAAGTATTAAGCTTGAATTAGCTCAATATAATGAGCTTTTAGCATTTGCTCAATTTGGTTCAGATCTTGATAAGGAAACTAGAAATCAAATAAATAAAGGTGAACGTATAATGGAAATATTAAAACAAGCTCAGTATAGTCCTTATAAAGTGGAAGAACAAGTTTTAATATTTTTCACAGCAACTCACGGTTATTTAAATGATATAGACTTAGATGACATTAAATCATTTGAAAAAGAAATATTGGAGTTTGCAAGAAATACATCAGACATTTTACAACAAATAGCACAGAAAAAAGAAATAGATAGTGAACTTGAAGAAGAAATAGAAGAATTTATTAAACAATTTAAAAAAGACTTTGTTCATTAA